A window of Parasynechococcus marenigrum WH 8102 contains these coding sequences:
- a CDS encoding DUF3370 domain-containing protein, producing the protein MRSLFLVGALIASLSTGVTPCAADDVIRRQQSIRSLPGQLDAVLMVNDNNPELIKEDGILLSTFANAGDASISVDLNGRFDLFSHHVYAGTDDTLDSTLWLALLMAPIGDEDVTLTLIEGSTSLSQATQPGQTAAPFLPLPPLMRETSDVLAAGPGSRVARDLLKGRQAPELSQRRWTLKPGTPTVVLKLPIPVQGLDPLLNGRNLQLRLHSSAPVALATLAAHGDSHQAPDDKEWIDLLNSGELSGKEHSPTPRGSKGKIIYSRVSGVQIGSRWQARITDPGSETLSIQNAPVSWPISSLERGSLGTAQVQTAELQALYPETAWAAHGNYGVEYDLTLPLQNRGSAAQTLSLALESPLKTDQASDALQFRSSLSGPVMFRGPVEVAGLDDNDGSPYGRQTVHLVLRQGQEGPSLGQVTLKPGEAREVQIRLIYPADATPPQVLTVRPVKQS; encoded by the coding sequence ATGAGATCGCTCTTTCTTGTTGGTGCCTTGATCGCCAGCCTTTCAACGGGCGTGACTCCTTGTGCCGCCGACGACGTCATCCGCCGGCAACAGAGCATCCGGTCGCTTCCGGGGCAACTGGATGCCGTGCTGATGGTGAACGACAACAACCCCGAACTGATCAAAGAAGACGGCATCCTTCTTTCCACCTTTGCCAACGCTGGGGATGCCTCAATCTCCGTGGACCTGAACGGCCGCTTCGATCTGTTCAGCCATCACGTCTATGCAGGCACGGATGACACCCTCGACTCCACCTTGTGGCTGGCCTTGTTGATGGCACCCATCGGTGATGAGGACGTCACGCTCACACTGATCGAAGGAAGCACCTCCCTCTCCCAGGCCACCCAGCCGGGCCAGACCGCAGCCCCGTTTCTACCGCTGCCACCGCTGATGCGGGAAACCAGCGACGTGCTGGCCGCTGGTCCTGGCAGCCGGGTTGCTAGAGACTTGCTGAAGGGCCGACAAGCCCCTGAACTGTCGCAACGACGCTGGACTCTCAAGCCCGGCACCCCAACGGTTGTGCTGAAGCTGCCCATTCCGGTGCAGGGGCTCGACCCCCTGCTCAATGGCCGCAACCTTCAACTGCGTCTGCACAGCTCGGCGCCGGTGGCCCTGGCCACCCTGGCGGCCCACGGTGATAGCCATCAAGCCCCAGACGACAAGGAGTGGATTGACCTGCTCAACAGCGGTGAGCTCAGCGGCAAGGAACACAGCCCCACCCCTCGCGGCAGCAAGGGAAAGATCATTTATTCCCGCGTCAGCGGTGTGCAGATCGGCAGCCGTTGGCAAGCCCGCATCACGGACCCCGGCAGCGAGACCCTGTCGATTCAGAACGCGCCTGTGTCCTGGCCGATCAGCAGCCTTGAGCGCGGCAGTTTGGGCACAGCTCAGGTGCAGACGGCAGAGCTGCAAGCCCTTTATCCCGAAACAGCCTGGGCCGCCCACGGGAACTACGGTGTCGAATACGACCTGACCCTGCCACTCCAAAACAGGGGATCAGCAGCGCAGACCCTGAGCCTGGCCCTCGAATCCCCCTTAAAAACCGATCAGGCCTCCGATGCCCTGCAGTTCCGCAGCAGCCTTTCGGGTCCCGTGATGTTCCGTGGGCCGGTCGAGGTGGCTGGCCTTGATGACAACGATGGCAGCCCCTACGGACGGCAGACCGTGCATCTGGTGCTCCGCCAGGGACAGGAGGGACCATCCCTCGGTCAAGTCACGCTCAAGCCTGGCGAAGCGCGGGAGGTACAGATTCGACTGATCTACCCAGCCGATGCAACGCCGCCTCAGGTGCTCACCGTTCGGCCTGTGAAACAATCCTGA
- a CDS encoding serine hydrolase produces the protein MSNSRPSRRSPGWGTPLRLLLRLMVLGIGLGVLTGSALRWFAPQVQRQTLNLPSLLQLAETVEEETPAQNKNKPETNLKPVVGRFQPTREIPELSARWRTIAATQKDLQTSAYMLILDDGRFAQMHADRPMPAASSIKTPILLAALQQVDAGDLHWNEPLVLTKELVGGGAGWMASRPLGSRFPTRVAATEMIRVSDNSATNLLIERVGGQQTINQRFDDLGLRATEVNNWLPDLDGTNTTSAHDLSRSIALVDTGEALSLRSRDLFREVMGSSVTNTLLPTGLMQGLGGAQGAPDSTLASKGYRVYNKTGDIGIAYADAGLIELPDGRRAVAGFLVKGPFNDPRSTNLIRALAAAMAPHLKPEPAPPRRTASPSQESTP, from the coding sequence TTGAGCAACAGCCGTCCATCTCGTCGTTCTCCGGGATGGGGAACTCCGCTTCGCCTTCTCCTGCGGCTGATGGTGCTGGGGATTGGACTAGGGGTTCTGACGGGTTCAGCGCTGCGATGGTTCGCCCCGCAGGTGCAACGTCAAACCCTCAACCTGCCGAGCTTGCTCCAGCTAGCCGAGACCGTTGAGGAAGAGACGCCTGCCCAGAACAAAAACAAACCTGAGACGAACTTAAAGCCTGTGGTGGGTCGTTTCCAGCCGACCCGAGAAATCCCTGAACTCTCCGCACGCTGGCGCACCATCGCGGCCACGCAGAAGGATCTTCAGACCAGCGCCTACATGCTGATCCTCGACGACGGCCGCTTCGCCCAGATGCATGCCGATCGCCCAATGCCGGCGGCCAGCTCCATCAAAACGCCGATCCTGCTTGCAGCGCTGCAACAGGTCGACGCCGGTGATCTGCATTGGAATGAGCCGCTTGTGCTGACCAAGGAGCTGGTCGGGGGCGGCGCCGGTTGGATGGCATCCCGACCGCTCGGAAGCCGTTTCCCCACACGCGTCGCAGCGACCGAAATGATTCGCGTCAGCGACAATTCCGCCACCAATCTCCTGATCGAGCGGGTGGGAGGTCAGCAGACCATCAACCAGCGATTCGATGACCTCGGCTTAAGGGCCACCGAAGTCAACAACTGGCTGCCCGATCTGGATGGCACCAACACGACAAGCGCTCATGACCTCAGCCGCAGCATTGCGCTGGTTGATACAGGTGAAGCCCTGAGCCTGCGCAGCCGCGATTTGTTCAGAGAGGTCATGGGCAGTTCCGTGACCAACACGCTCCTGCCCACTGGATTGATGCAAGGGCTTGGAGGTGCCCAGGGAGCACCGGATTCCACTCTGGCCAGCAAGGGGTACCGGGTCTACAACAAGACCGGCGACATCGGCATCGCCTATGCCGATGCCGGCTTGATCGAACTGCCCGATGGCCGGCGCGCCGTTGCAGGTTTTCTGGTGAAGGGTCCGTTCAACGACCCAAGGTCCACCAATCTGATCCGTGCCCTGGCAGCCGCCATGGCCCCCCACCTCAAGCCAGAACCGGCTCCGCCGCGCCGGACCGCCTCTCCATCGCAGGAGTCCACACCATGA
- a CDS encoding RNA methyltransferase: MTVVVVLVEPAGPLNIGSVARLCANFGVDALRLVNPRCEVLCDDALRMAVHATPLLRQATIHPDLEAAIGDCSRVIATCGRLDHGGIPLQTPDTAINWLLAGDPPHALVFGREDRGLTNDELRLCQRVLTLHSQAAYPSLNLSHAVAVVLHDLARHQLQARAPQAKDPSPAPAADLTGLLDDAAELLLEAGFLLPHTRAARMGKVRDLLQRATCRAEEVALFRGMVRQLRWAIRADRP; encoded by the coding sequence TTGACCGTCGTCGTTGTCCTCGTCGAGCCTGCCGGGCCTCTGAACATCGGAAGTGTGGCCAGGCTCTGCGCCAATTTCGGCGTTGACGCTCTGCGCCTGGTGAATCCCCGTTGTGAGGTTCTCTGTGACGATGCACTCCGGATGGCCGTCCATGCCACCCCCCTGCTACGGCAGGCCACCATCCACCCTGATCTGGAAGCTGCCATTGGCGACTGCAGTCGGGTGATTGCGACCTGTGGCCGACTGGATCACGGGGGCATACCGCTGCAAACCCCAGACACAGCGATCAACTGGCTTTTGGCCGGAGATCCCCCTCATGCCCTGGTGTTTGGCCGAGAAGACCGCGGCCTCACCAACGATGAACTCCGACTGTGCCAGCGGGTTCTGACGCTGCACAGCCAGGCGGCCTACCCCTCGCTGAATCTGTCTCACGCTGTCGCCGTGGTGCTGCACGACCTGGCTCGACATCAGCTGCAGGCCCGTGCTCCCCAGGCCAAAGATCCGTCACCAGCCCCTGCCGCGGATTTGACAGGGTTGCTGGACGATGCCGCCGAGCTGCTGCTGGAAGCCGGATTCCTCCTGCCCCACACCCGGGCAGCGCGCATGGGCAAGGTTCGGGATCTCTTGCAACGTGCGACCTGCAGAGCGGAGGAGGTCGCATTGTTCCGAGGCATGGTGCGACAACTGCGCTGGGCCATCCGGGCCGACCGCCCCTAA
- a CDS encoding c-type cytochrome has protein sequence MIEPTSTATEQQESGRGLITALVVLAASACAVLLIWVINGAQQDPYVRASLELQGDPDHGGQLFRINCAGCHGLAGQGLLAPKLAGISERMRDPALIHQIVSGDTPPMPSFQMEPASMADLLSHLHKLS, from the coding sequence GTGATCGAGCCGACATCAACTGCAACGGAACAGCAAGAGTCCGGCAGGGGATTGATCACTGCCCTGGTGGTGCTGGCAGCGTCAGCCTGCGCAGTCCTCTTGATCTGGGTGATCAACGGGGCACAACAGGATCCCTACGTCCGGGCCAGCCTTGAACTTCAAGGAGATCCCGACCATGGCGGCCAACTGTTCCGCATCAACTGTGCGGGCTGCCATGGTCTGGCAGGGCAGGGACTGCTGGCACCCAAACTGGCCGGCATCAGCGAGCGGATGCGTGATCCAGCTCTGATCCATCAAATCGTGAGCGGTGACACGCCGCCGATGCCGAGTTTCCAGATGGAGCCGGCATCGATGGCTGATCTGCTCAGTCACCTGCACAAGCTGAGTTGA
- the petG gene encoding cytochrome b6-f complex subunit V: MIEPLLCGIVLGLIPVTLLGLFVAAWNQYRRGGSALGG, encoded by the coding sequence ATGATCGAACCCCTGCTGTGCGGCATAGTTTTGGGTCTGATCCCCGTCACGCTTCTGGGTCTGTTCGTGGCTGCCTGGAATCAGTACCGTCGCGGCGGCAGCGCTCTGGGCGGCTGA
- the hisH gene encoding imidazole glycerol phosphate synthase subunit HisH — MGLHLGLIDYGMGNLHSVEKAFNRLGHQPSRVVNPSDLDGCDALVLPGVGSFDPAIDNLQSTGLIPDLKRWNEADRPLLGICLGLQLLFESSAEGRLEGLGLIKGHVERLPIGAGARIPHMGWAPLDLRRANPMLAAADPLAWVYFVHSYAAVPERPETLAAAASFGSSSVTAMVWQRRLGACQFHPEKSSDSGSAMLKRWLDWLQRGAPIG; from the coding sequence TTGGGGCTTCATCTCGGTCTGATTGATTACGGCATGGGCAATCTCCACTCGGTGGAGAAGGCCTTCAACCGCCTGGGTCATCAACCCAGTCGCGTCGTCAACCCCAGCGATCTCGATGGTTGCGATGCTTTGGTTCTGCCTGGCGTCGGATCCTTCGATCCAGCCATCGACAATCTTCAATCCACCGGTCTGATCCCCGATCTGAAACGCTGGAATGAGGCCGACCGGCCCTTGCTCGGCATTTGTCTTGGACTCCAATTGCTGTTCGAGTCCAGTGCCGAGGGCCGTCTTGAGGGTCTCGGACTGATCAAAGGCCACGTGGAACGTTTGCCCATCGGGGCTGGAGCCCGGATTCCGCACATGGGATGGGCACCTCTGGACCTGAGGCGAGCCAACCCAATGCTCGCGGCTGCGGACCCTTTGGCTTGGGTTTACTTCGTTCACAGTTATGCCGCTGTGCCGGAGCGACCCGAAACACTGGCTGCAGCAGCATCCTTTGGGAGCTCCTCCGTCACCGCAATGGTGTGGCAGCGCCGATTGGGCGCTTGCCAGTTCCACCCGGAAAAATCATCAGACAGCGGTAGCGCGATGCTGAAGCGTTGGCTGGATTGGCTCCAACGTGGAGCCCCGATCGGTTGA
- the trxA gene encoding thioredoxin, with amino-acid sequence MSSAAAVTDASFEQDVLQSDVPVLVDFWAPWCGPCRMVAPIVEEIAKEFDGQIKVFKLNTDENPNVASQYGIRSIPTLMVFKGGQKVDTVVGAVPKATLSGTISKYL; translated from the coding sequence ATGTCCAGCGCCGCTGCGGTTACTGACGCCTCTTTCGAGCAGGACGTCCTGCAGAGCGACGTCCCGGTTCTGGTCGACTTCTGGGCACCCTGGTGTGGCCCCTGCCGCATGGTGGCTCCCATCGTCGAAGAAATCGCCAAGGAATTCGATGGTCAGATCAAGGTCTTCAAGCTGAATACCGATGAAAACCCTAATGTCGCCAGTCAGTACGGCATCCGCAGCATCCCAACGTTGATGGTGTTCAAAGGCGGCCAGAAGGTCGACACCGTTGTGGGTGCTGTTCCCAAGGCAACCCTCTCCGGCACGATCTCGAAGTATCTCTGA